A genome region from Populus alba chromosome 3, ASM523922v2, whole genome shotgun sequence includes the following:
- the LOC118054535 gene encoding purple acid phosphatase 23 isoform X1, with the protein MNRLKLWLLINTLFITIITTQKLLAQNQIPTTLDGPFKPVTRRFDPSLRRGSDDLPMNHPRLKKNATSNFPEQISLAISSPTSMWVSWVTGEAQIGSDVIPLDPASVASEVWYGKESGKYVSRGKGNSTVYTQLYPFEGLSNYTSGIIHHVRIDGLEPGTKYFYKCGDSSIPAMSEEHVFETLPLPSPNAYPHRIAIIGDLGLTSNSSTTIDHVIVNDPSMILMVGDLTYANQYLTTGEKGAPCYSCAFPDAPIRETYQPRWDGWGRFMEPLISSSPMMVIEGNHEIEPQVSGITFKSYLTRYAVPSEESGSNSNFYYSFDAGGIHFVMLGAYVDYNSTGAQYSWLKQDLNQVDRAKTPWLVAAWHPPWYNSYSSHYQEFECMRQEMEALLYQYRVDIVFSGHVHAYERMNRVYNYTLDPCGPVYITVGDGGNIEKVDVDHADEPGNCPSAGDNIPEFGGVCHINFSSGPAEGKFCWDKQPEWSAFRESSFGHGILEVVNSTYALWTWHRNQDIYKDDSHGDQIYVVRQPELCISSTLEGGGKPEDGGGLTNEAADLLARWTWFAASIEMLTVAVIWTSFY; encoded by the exons ATGAATCGCCTTAAACTGTGGCTACTCATAAACACTCTCTTCATTACTATAATAACAACACAGAAGTTACTTGCTCAAAACCAGATACCAACAACTCTCGATGGCCCTTTTAAACCAGTAACTCGCAGATTTGATCCTTCATTGCGTAGAGGAAGTGATGACTTGCCAATGAACCATCCAAGACTTAAAAAGAACGCAACTTCAAACTTCCCTGAACAGATATCACTTGCCATCTCCTCACCAACTTCAATGTGGGTTTCTTGGGTCACtg GGGAAGCACAGATTGGTTCTGATGTGATTCCTCTTGATCCTGCTTCTGTGGCAAGCGAGGTTTGGTATGGAAAAGAGAGTGGAAAGTACGTAAGTAGAGGAAAAGGAAATTCAACTGTTTATACTCAATTGTATCCGTTTGAAGGACTTTCGAATTACACCTCTGGCATCATTCACCATGTGAGAATTgatg GTCTTGAACCTGGGACAAAGTACTTTTACAAGTGTGGAGATAGCTCTATCCCAGCTATGAGTGAAGAGCATGTCTTTGAAACATTACCTTTGCCCAGTCCAAATGCATACCCTCATCGAATAGCCATTATTGGAGATCTGGGACTCACAAGCAACTCATCAACAACCATAGACCATGTGATCGTGAATGATCCATCAATGATTCTAATGGTCGGAGACCTAACTTATGCAAATCAATACCTTACAACTGGTGAAAAAGGAGCTCCATGCTACTCCTGTGCATTCCCTGATGCGCCTATAAGAGAGACGTATCAACCCCGCTGGGATGGCTGGGGAAG ATTCATGGAGCCACTTATCTCAAGCAGTCCTATGATGGTCATTGAAGGGAATCATGAGATTGAACCTCAAGTTTCTGGGATAACTTTCAAATCATATTTGACTAGATACGCAGTTCCATCGGAAGAGTCTGGCTCTAACAGCAACTTCTATTATTCATTTGATGCTGGGGGCATACATTTTGTAATGTTAGGAGCATATGTTGACTACAACAGCACAG GTGCTCAGTATTCCTGGTTAAAGCAAGATCTAAATCAAGTAGACCGCGCTAAGACCCCTTGGCTGGTAGCTGCCTGGCATCCACCATGGTATAATAGCTATTCCTCTCACTATCAGGAATTTGAATGCATGAGGCAGGAAATGGAAGCGCTTCTCTATCAATACCGTGTTGACATTGTCTTTTCTGGTCAT GTGCATGCTTATGAGCGGATGAACAGAGTTTATAACTATACATTAGATCCATGTGGCCCCGTTTACATAACAGTTGGCGATGGTGGAAATATTGAGAAAGTTGATGTCGATCATGCTGATGAACCTGGAAACTGTCCATCAGCTGGGGATAACATACCAGAATTTGGAGGGGTGTgtcatattaatttttcttctggTCCGGCTGAGGGCAAATTTTGTTGGGACAAGCAGCCTGAGTGGAGTGCATTTAGGGAGAGCAGCTTTGGTCATGGAATACTTGAG GTTGTGAATTCCACATATGCATTGTGGACTTGGCACAGAAACCAGGATATTTACAAGGACGATAGTCACGGTGACCAAATATATGTTGTGCGGCAGCCTGAATTGTGCATCTCTTCAACTTTAGAA GGA
- the LOC118054535 gene encoding purple acid phosphatase 23 isoform X2, translated as MNRLKLWLLINTLFITIITTQKLLAQNQIPTTLDGPFKPVTRRFDPSLRRGSDDLPMNHPRLKKNATSNFPEQISLAISSPTSMWVSWVTGEAQIGSDVIPLDPASVASEVWYGKESGKYVSRGKGNSTVYTQLYPFEGLSNYTSGIIHHVRIDGLEPGTKYFYKCGDSSIPAMSEEHVFETLPLPSPNAYPHRIAIIGDLGLTSNSSTTIDHVIVNDPSMILMVGDLTYANQYLTTGEKGAPCYSCAFPDAPIRETYQPRWDGWGRFMEPLISSSPMMVIEGNHEIEPQVSGITFKSYLTRYAVPSEESGSNSNFYYSFDAGGIHFVMLGAYVDYNSTGAQYSWLKQDLNQVDRAKTPWLVAAWHPPWYNSYSSHYQEFECMRQEMEALLYQYRVDIVFSGHVHAYERMNRVYNYTLDPCGPVYITVGDGGNIEKVDVDHADEPGNCPSAGDNIPEFGGVCHINFSSGPAEGKFCWDKQPEWSAFRESSFGHGILEVVNSTYALWTWHRNQDIYKDDSHGDQIYVVRQPELEVASLKTEEV; from the exons ATGAATCGCCTTAAACTGTGGCTACTCATAAACACTCTCTTCATTACTATAATAACAACACAGAAGTTACTTGCTCAAAACCAGATACCAACAACTCTCGATGGCCCTTTTAAACCAGTAACTCGCAGATTTGATCCTTCATTGCGTAGAGGAAGTGATGACTTGCCAATGAACCATCCAAGACTTAAAAAGAACGCAACTTCAAACTTCCCTGAACAGATATCACTTGCCATCTCCTCACCAACTTCAATGTGGGTTTCTTGGGTCACtg GGGAAGCACAGATTGGTTCTGATGTGATTCCTCTTGATCCTGCTTCTGTGGCAAGCGAGGTTTGGTATGGAAAAGAGAGTGGAAAGTACGTAAGTAGAGGAAAAGGAAATTCAACTGTTTATACTCAATTGTATCCGTTTGAAGGACTTTCGAATTACACCTCTGGCATCATTCACCATGTGAGAATTgatg GTCTTGAACCTGGGACAAAGTACTTTTACAAGTGTGGAGATAGCTCTATCCCAGCTATGAGTGAAGAGCATGTCTTTGAAACATTACCTTTGCCCAGTCCAAATGCATACCCTCATCGAATAGCCATTATTGGAGATCTGGGACTCACAAGCAACTCATCAACAACCATAGACCATGTGATCGTGAATGATCCATCAATGATTCTAATGGTCGGAGACCTAACTTATGCAAATCAATACCTTACAACTGGTGAAAAAGGAGCTCCATGCTACTCCTGTGCATTCCCTGATGCGCCTATAAGAGAGACGTATCAACCCCGCTGGGATGGCTGGGGAAG ATTCATGGAGCCACTTATCTCAAGCAGTCCTATGATGGTCATTGAAGGGAATCATGAGATTGAACCTCAAGTTTCTGGGATAACTTTCAAATCATATTTGACTAGATACGCAGTTCCATCGGAAGAGTCTGGCTCTAACAGCAACTTCTATTATTCATTTGATGCTGGGGGCATACATTTTGTAATGTTAGGAGCATATGTTGACTACAACAGCACAG GTGCTCAGTATTCCTGGTTAAAGCAAGATCTAAATCAAGTAGACCGCGCTAAGACCCCTTGGCTGGTAGCTGCCTGGCATCCACCATGGTATAATAGCTATTCCTCTCACTATCAGGAATTTGAATGCATGAGGCAGGAAATGGAAGCGCTTCTCTATCAATACCGTGTTGACATTGTCTTTTCTGGTCAT GTGCATGCTTATGAGCGGATGAACAGAGTTTATAACTATACATTAGATCCATGTGGCCCCGTTTACATAACAGTTGGCGATGGTGGAAATATTGAGAAAGTTGATGTCGATCATGCTGATGAACCTGGAAACTGTCCATCAGCTGGGGATAACATACCAGAATTTGGAGGGGTGTgtcatattaatttttcttctggTCCGGCTGAGGGCAAATTTTGTTGGGACAAGCAGCCTGAGTGGAGTGCATTTAGGGAGAGCAGCTTTGGTCATGGAATACTTGAG GTTGTGAATTCCACATATGCATTGTGGACTTGGCACAGAAACCAGGATATTTACAAGGACGATAGTCACGGTGACCAAATATATGTTGTGCGGCAGCCTGAATT GGA